In one window of bacterium DNA:
- the queD gene encoding 6-carboxytetrahydropterin synthase QueD, with translation MYKIKVIGGFSSAHRLKNYKGKCEHLHGHNWKVEIIVSGTTLDNTGLLIDFGILKKKLDFILKQLDHKNLNTIPFFNKTNPTSENISYYIFTKLKELLKNLPIKLEKVIVWENEKQCASYME, from the coding sequence ATGTATAAAATAAAAGTAATAGGGGGATTTTCATCTGCTCATAGATTAAAAAATTATAAAGGTAAATGTGAACACTTACATGGACATAATTGGAAAGTTGAAATTATTGTAAGTGGGACAACTCTTGATAATACAGGACTTCTTATTGATTTTGGTATCTTGAAAAAAAAATTAGATTTTATTTTAAAACAATTAGACCACAAAAACCTGAATACTATTCCCTTTTTTAATAAAACGAACCCAACTTCTGAAAATATTTCTTACTATATTTTTACTAAATTGAAGGAACTATTAAAGAATTTACCTATAAAATTAGAAAAAGTAATTGTATGGGAAAATGAAAAACAATGTGCAAGTTATATGGAATAA
- a CDS encoding homocysteine S-methyltransferase family protein: protein MGNKKITLIDGAIGTYLTKKGYKGLTPELACIERDDLVEEIHTEYVESGAEIILTNTFGANKARLSKKKLEDKHQIINEKSIEIATKVKNKKNILVAGDIGPTGELLYPYGNIKQEECEEIFLSQAKFFIGKVDIIVLETFTDLSELEIAYSILKKNFQITIIPCLSFQIGKEYRTVMGNTIEDYISWTRNIEVKIIGINCGVGSEQMKEIVKKIYSLTEKSLWVKPNAGIPKLLHGEVIYPENKEEFVENCLFMCKNFPVEFIGGCCGTDPSYIKHLKEKINEYN from the coding sequence ATGGGAAATAAGAAAATTACTTTAATTGATGGAGCGATAGGGACATATCTTACAAAAAAGGGCTATAAGGGTCTAACGCCTGAACTTGCCTGTATTGAAAGAGATGACCTTGTAGAAGAAATACATACTGAATATGTAGAAAGTGGTGCAGAAATAATTTTGACAAATACTTTTGGGGCAAATAAAGCCCGTTTAAGTAAAAAAAAATTAGAAGATAAACATCAAATAATAAATGAAAAGAGTATTGAAATTGCCACAAAAGTTAAGAATAAAAAAAATATTTTAGTTGCGGGAGATATAGGACCAACTGGTGAATTACTTTACCCTTATGGGAATATAAAACAAGAAGAGTGTGAAGAGATTTTTTTATCTCAGGCAAAATTTTTTATAGGGAAAGTTGATATAATTGTTCTGGAAACATTTACAGACCTTTCTGAACTTGAAATTGCCTATTCTATTTTAAAGAAAAATTTCCAAATTACAATTATTCCCTGTCTCTCCTTTCAGATTGGGAAAGAATATAGAACAGTTATGGGAAACACAATAGAGGATTATATCAGCTGGACAAGAAATATAGAAGTAAAAATAATTGGTATAAATTGCGGAGTTGGTTCAGAGCAAATGAAAGAAATTGTTAAAAAAATATATTCTTTAACAGAAAAATCATTATGGGTAAAACCAAATGCTGGAATTCCTAAACTTCTACATGGGGAAGTTATATATCCTGAAAATAAAGAAGAATTTGTAGAAAATTGCCTTTTTATGTGTAAAAATTTTCCTGTGGAATTTATAGGTGGTTGTTGTGGAACAGACCCGTCATATATAAAACATCTAAAAGAAAAAATAAATGAATATAATTGA
- the murI gene encoding glutamate racemase — protein sequence MKKNPIGIFDSGIGGLSVVKKVKNILKYEDIIYFGDTARVPYGTKSKKLIEKFALDDVNFLLKFNPKVIIIACHTASSLAGQLLKRKFSSLNIIDVVSSAIKKTIEITGKKRVGIIGTSATILSRKYEKLLKKHNKNISVFSMSCPLFVPLVEEGLFTAPCTYFIAEYYLKRLKKKNIDTLILGCTHYPYLKKVIQETIGRNVNIVDPSYEVALNVKKYLESNNLKDNKQTGKIKLFFSDISPYTEKVIRKIFPESGEYTLHNVPNV from the coding sequence ATGAAAAAAAATCCAATAGGAATATTTGATTCAGGAATAGGAGGATTAAGTGTTGTTAAAAAAGTCAAAAATATTTTGAAATATGAGGACATTATTTATTTTGGAGATACTGCAAGAGTTCCTTATGGAACAAAATCAAAAAAACTTATAGAAAAATTTGCCTTAGATGATGTAAATTTTTTATTAAAATTTAACCCAAAGGTTATTATTATTGCCTGTCATACTGCTTCATCTCTTGCTGGACAATTATTAAAAAGAAAATTTTCCTCTCTTAATATAATTGATGTTGTTTCCTCAGCAATTAAAAAAACAATTGAAATAACAGGGAAAAAAAGAGTAGGTATAATAGGAACTTCTGCAACTATATTAAGTAGAAAATATGAAAAACTTCTCAAAAAACATAATAAAAATATATCCGTTTTCTCAATGTCCTGCCCTTTATTTGTTCCCCTTGTAGAAGAAGGGTTATTTACTGCTCCCTGTACATATTTTATAGCAGAATATTATCTAAAAAGGTTAAAAAAAAAGAATATTGATACTTTAATATTGGGCTGTACTCATTATCCTTACTTGAAAAAGGTTATTCAAGAGACAATTGGGAGAAATGTAAATATTGTTGACCCATCATATGAGGTTGCATTAAATGTTAAAAAATATTTAGAAAGTAATAACCTAAAAGATAACAAGCAAACAGGAAAAATAAAACTTTTTTTTAGTGATATAAGTCCTTATACTGAAAAAGTCATTAGGAAAATTTTCCCGGAAAGTGGAGAATATACTCTCCATAATGTTCCCAATGTATAA
- a CDS encoding N-acetylmuramoyl-L-alanine amidase has product MKKIKIISIFFVLLTCNLFSLNLNDAIKERKLPTYIIKDQSYISLNSLIDVIQPQSWGKIEDRVFIIYKGEEIKFRVGEDKVIFGNKTINLKYPIKEIEGEVLVPLDNFSSIFSQVPETKEENPIPQRKIQVEEKSQKGNTYVILIDPGHGGKDTGAIGNFGLREKDVNLDVSSRLVDYLRKYFGKSSNVKVYQTRDEDVFLTLEERVQMANTLNADMFFCVHTNSAKYNRFDANGFETYYPRTKQRVENLPKIVNDEGILRDEATNEGMLTDILLELNTTNTIEESKILAEFVQEKLAERLLTPDRGAKEGNYYVLKYTPMVSVLVEIGFICNPNIELNLKDAEVRQAIAESLGNAIIEYLKSRKIIE; this is encoded by the coding sequence ATGAAAAAGATAAAAATTATTTCAATATTTTTTGTTTTATTGACCTGTAACTTATTTTCTTTAAATTTAAATGATGCTATTAAAGAAAGAAAACTACCAACATATATTATAAAAGACCAGTCATATATTTCTTTAAATTCTCTGATAGATGTTATACAGCCACAATCCTGGGGAAAAATAGAAGATAGGGTTTTTATAATTTATAAGGGTGAAGAAATAAAATTCAGGGTTGGGGAAGATAAAGTAATATTTGGAAATAAGACAATAAATCTAAAATATCCTATAAAAGAAATTGAAGGAGAGGTTCTTGTCCCATTGGATAATTTTTCATCTATTTTTTCTCAAGTCCCAGAAACAAAGGAAGAAAATCCAATTCCACAAAGGAAAATTCAAGTGGAAGAAAAAAGCCAAAAAGGGAATACATATGTTATTTTAATTGACCCTGGACATGGGGGAAAAGATACTGGTGCAATAGGGAATTTTGGTCTCAGAGAAAAAGATGTCAATTTAGATGTTTCATCACGGCTGGTAGATTATCTCCGCAAATACTTTGGTAAATCTTCTAATGTAAAGGTCTATCAAACAAGAGATGAAGATGTTTTTTTAACATTAGAGGAGAGAGTACAAATGGCAAATACTTTAAATGCAGATATGTTTTTTTGTGTCCATACAAACTCAGCAAAATATAACAGGTTTGATGCAAATGGTTTTGAGACATATTATCCAAGAACAAAACAAAGAGTTGAAAATTTACCAAAAATAGTTAATGACGAAGGGATTTTACGGGATGAGGCAACAAACGAAGGAATGTTGACAGATATTTTACTGGAATTAAATACCACAAACACAATTGAAGAAAGTAAAATTCTTGCAGAGTTTGTCCAGGAAAAACTTGCAGAACGTCTTTTAACTCCTGATAGAGGAGCGAAAGAAGGAAATTACTATGTTTTAAAATACACTCCGATGGTTTCAGTTCTTGTAGAAATTGGTTTTATATGTAATCCAAATATTGAATTAAATTTGAAAGATGCAGAGGTAAGACAGGCAATTGCAGAGTCACTTGGTAATGCAATAATTGAATATCTTAAATCAAGAAAGATAATTGAATAA
- the priA gene encoding primosomal protein N', which translates to MNIIEVVFDIPVDKKFEYLIDKEIAPFVRVLVPFGKTKKVGFVVSVKKGEKQELKKVIKVYDKCPIINSYLYQLANFISETFISSLGQAIFSIIGTLPIRHTSFDIKEKKGKKEKGKRKIIIFKKEDEKKNYYLNLIKENIKDGSVLFLLPEVEIAKEYFSFLNTEFKNCILYYGEMKRKEKGEKWVEIANGERNIIIGTRICIFLPISDPSSIIIEDATNQAYLERQTPKYETLKIAEFENEKIGTSLYIGENCLSVENYLDIKNGRYGSVVLGKEENPSQIYILKLRKGLMDKNLTFLTKEAVSLMEETIIKKKKVAIVHNRKGGSKILICEKCNYKFTCKNCSTLLTLSDDGKTLFCKYCKTYFEFEKKCPECGSKKITFKSYGIEKMANVLKQTYKNLKIEKFTGESKIIDDEFDILIGTGIIEKVIKKFDFGLIIFSNADLYLNLNDFSAEEKFFILVHKFLSVTQNTCFLIIQTGSPELEIFKAIKERNEDIFFEKEIKIRKQIGYPPFSKLLKIEIKGSKKTPLEKRKKMVEEIIKEDNLKIIYSGESFPPVIGKKHIWKFLIKIDDKIPKKIKELIDGKFITASFNPSHI; encoded by the coding sequence ATGAATATAATTGAAGTTGTCTTTGACATTCCTGTTGATAAAAAATTTGAATATCTAATTGATAAAGAAATTGCTCCTTTTGTTAGAGTTCTTGTTCCCTTTGGAAAAACGAAAAAAGTTGGTTTTGTTGTAAGTGTTAAAAAAGGGGAAAAACAAGAACTTAAAAAAGTAATAAAAGTATATGATAAATGTCCTATAATAAATTCTTATCTCTATCAATTAGCAAATTTTATTTCAGAGACATTTATTTCTTCACTTGGTCAGGCAATATTCTCAATAATAGGGACACTACCCATCAGACATACCTCTTTTGATATAAAAGAGAAAAAGGGAAAAAAAGAAAAAGGCAAAAGAAAAATTATTATTTTTAAAAAGGAAGATGAGAAAAAGAATTATTACTTAAATTTAATAAAAGAAAACATAAAAGATGGCTCTGTTTTATTTCTTTTACCAGAAGTTGAAATAGCAAAAGAATATTTTTCTTTTTTAAATACTGAATTTAAAAATTGTATTTTATATTATGGAGAAATGAAAAGAAAAGAGAAAGGAGAAAAATGGGTAGAAATAGCAAATGGTGAAAGAAATATTATAATTGGGACAAGAATTTGTATATTTCTTCCAATTTCTGACCCTTCTTCAATAATAATTGAAGATGCAACAAATCAGGCATATTTAGAAAGACAAACACCTAAATATGAAACATTAAAAATTGCTGAATTTGAAAATGAAAAAATAGGCACTTCTTTATATATTGGTGAAAATTGTCTTTCTGTTGAAAATTATTTAGATATAAAAAATGGCAGATATGGTTCAGTTGTGCTTGGAAAAGAAGAAAACCCATCTCAAATATATATTTTGAAGTTAAGAAAAGGACTAATGGATAAAAACTTAACTTTTCTTACAAAAGAGGCAGTATCTCTTATGGAAGAGACAATAATAAAAAAGAAAAAAGTAGCAATTGTTCATAACAGAAAGGGCGGAAGTAAAATTCTAATATGTGAAAAATGTAATTATAAATTTACATGTAAAAATTGCTCCACATTATTGACTTTATCTGATGATGGTAAGACCCTTTTTTGTAAATATTGCAAAACATATTTTGAATTTGAAAAAAAATGCCCTGAATGTGGTAGTAAAAAAATAACATTTAAATCATATGGAATTGAAAAAATGGCAAATGTTTTAAAACAAACATATAAAAATTTAAAAATAGAGAAGTTCACAGGGGAGTCAAAAATAATTGATGATGAATTTGATATTCTAATTGGGACAGGGATTATTGAGAAAGTTATAAAAAAGTTTGATTTTGGACTTATTATTTTTTCAAATGCTGATTTATACCTAAATTTAAATGATTTTTCAGCAGAAGAAAAATTTTTTATTCTTGTCCATAAATTTCTTTCAGTGACTCAAAATACCTGTTTTCTTATAATACAAACAGGGAGCCCTGAACTTGAAATTTTCAAGGCAATAAAAGAAAGAAATGAAGATATTTTTTTTGAAAAAGAAATAAAAATAAGAAAACAAATTGGATATCCACCATTTTCAAAATTATTAAAAATAGAAATTAAAGGAAGTAAAAAAACACCTTTGGAAAAAAGGAAAAAAATGGTTGAAGAGATAATAAAAGAGGATAATTTAAAAATTATTTATTCAGGAGAATCATTTCCTCCTGTTATTGGGAAAAAACATATATGGAAATTTCTTATTAAAATTGATGATAAAATACCAAAAAAAATAAAAGAACTAATAGATGGCAAATTTATAACTGCTTCCTTCAATCCCTCTCATATTTAA